In Gossypium raimondii isolate GPD5lz chromosome 12, ASM2569854v1, whole genome shotgun sequence, a single window of DNA contains:
- the LOC105764160 gene encoding 4-hydroxybenzoate polyprenyltransferase, mitochondrial → MASLWLTRSTSRARLRHSLSSSLSIISSSSSSSSSSSSPTTITSPNFITRLSHLFPDFENSRHHFNVSKKNLSLLSNFRPGIAWISTSSGVADNSGKGDQNNKNVAGGPSWIDVYLPRGIQPYAKLARLDKPIGTWLLAWPCMWSITLASTPGQLPDFKMAALFGCGALLLRGAGCTVNDLLDRDIDTMVERTKLRPVASGLLTPFQGICFLGFQLLLGLGILLQLNNYSRVLGASSLLLVFSYPLMKRFTFWPQAYLGLTFNWGALLGWSAVKGSLDPAIVFPLYFSGVFWTLVYDTIYAHQDKEDDMKVGVKSTALRFGDSTKEWTTGFGIACISSLALSGYNADIGWPYYAFLAAASGQLAWQIWTVNLTCRADCNRKFVSNKWFGALIFSGILFGRVF, encoded by the exons ATGGCGTCACTTTGGCTCACTCGCTCCACCTCACGCGCCCGCCTCAGACACTCTCTCTCTTCTTCACTCTCTAtcatctcttcttcttcttcttcttcttcttcttcttcatcccCAACCACGATTACCAGCCCCAATTTCATTACTCGACTCTCTCATTTGTTCCCTGATTTCGAAAATTCTCGTCATCATTTCAACGTTTCCAAGAAAAATCTGTCGCTCCTCTCAAACTTCAGACCTGGAATTGCTTGGATTTCGACCTCTTCTGGCGTCGCGGACAACTCGGGTAAAGGTGATCAAAATAACAAGAATGTTGCGGGGGGTCCCTCTTGGATTGACGTTTATTTGCCTAGAGGAATTCAGCCTTACGCTAAGCTTGCCCGCCTCGATAAGCCAATTGGGACTTGGTTGCTCGCTTGGCCTTGTATGTG GTCAATTACATTAGCATCAACACCAGGCCAACTTCCTGATTTTAAGATGGCGGCTTTATTTGGTTGCGGGGCTTTGCTTTTGAGGGGTGCTGGTTGTACCGTCAATGACCTCCTTGATCGGGATATTGATACTATG GTAGAACGTACAAAGCTAAGACCAGTTGCAAGTGGTCTTTTGACACCATTTCAAGGCATTTGTTTTCTTGGGTTTCAACTGCTTTTGGGTCTTGGCATTCTCCTTCAACTTAATAATTACAG TCGTGTATTAGGGGCTTCATCCTTGTTGCTAGTCTTCTCGTATCCTCTCATGAAGAGGTTTACATTTTGG CCCCAAGCCTATCTTGGTCTGACTTTCAACTGGGGAGCCTTATTAGGTTGGTCGGCTGTTAAAGGAAGTCTAGATCCTGCCATTGTGTTCCCACTGTACTTCTCTGGAGTATTCTGGACTCTTGTGTATGATACAATATATGCACATCAG GATAAAGAGGATGATATGAAAGTTGGTGTTAAATCTACAGCTTTGAGGTTTGGGGATTCAACTAAGGAGTGGACTACTGGGTTTGGGATTGCATGCATAAGTAGTCTTGCTCTCAGTGGATACAATGCTGATATAG GATGGCCATATTATGCCTTCCTTGCAGCTGCATCTGGACAATTGGCTTGGCAGATATGGACTGTTAATCTAACATGCCGAGCAGATTGCAATAGAAA GTTTGTGTCCAACAAGTGGTTTGGTGCGCTTATTTTCAGTGGGATTTTATTTGGAAGAGTCTTCTGA
- the LOC105764157 gene encoding eukaryotic initiation factor 4A-3, with amino-acid sequence MAMAAAATTSRVARRMGADDDKLVFETTEGIEPILSFDQMGLKDDLLRGIYNYGFEKPSAIQQRAVMPIINGRDVIAQAQSGTGKTSMIALTVCQVVDTASREVQALILSPTRELASQTEKVIRTIGDFMNIQAHACIGGKSVGEDIRKLENGVHVVSGTPGRVCDMIKRRTLRTRAIKLLILDESDEMLSRGFKDQIYDVYRHLPPELQVCLISATLPHEILEMTSKFMTDPIRILVKRDELTLEGIKQFFVAVEREEWKFDTLCDLYDTLTITQAVIFCNTKRKVDWLTEKMRSNNFTVSSMHGDMPQKERDAIMAEFRDGATRVLITTDVWARGLDVQQVSLVINYDLPNNRELYIHRIGRSGRFGRKGVAINFVKSDDIKILRDIEQYYSTQIDEMPMNVADLI; translated from the exons ATGGCGATGGCTGCGGCGGCGACAACCAGCCGTGTGGCTCGGCGTATGGGTGCCGACGATGATAAGTTAGTTTTCGAGACGACGGAAGGAATCGAGCCCATACTGAGTTTCGATCAGATGGGGTTGAAGGACGATCTCCTCCGTGGAATCTATAATTACGGCTTCGAAAAGCCATCTGCCATCCAACAGAGAGCGGTCATGCCCATAATTAACGGCCGTGATGTCATTGCGCAAGCCCAGTCTGGTACCGGCAAAACTTCCATGATTGCCCTCACCGTTTGCCAAGTGGTCGACACCGCTAGCAGAGA GGTTCAAGCATTGATCTTGTCACCCACAAGGGAACTGGCATCGCAAACAGAGAAAGTGATACGGACAATTGGTGATTTCATGAACATACAAGCACACGCGTGTATTGGAGGTAAAAGTGTCGGTGAAGATATAAGGAAGCTAGAAAACGGAGTTCATGTTGTGTCGGGAACACCTGGGCGAGTCTGTGATATGATAAAGAGGAGAACCCTACGTACTAGGGCTATTAAACTATTGATTCTTGATGAATCTGACGAGATGTTGAGCAGAGGGTTCAAAGATCAAATTTATGATGTCTACAGGCATCTTCCGCCAGAGCTTCAG GTTTGTTTAATATCTGCTACACTCCCTCATGAGATCTTGGAAATGACGAGTAAATTTATGACTGATCCTATAAGGATCCTCGTGAAGCGTGATGAGTTGACTCTGGAG ggtattaaacaattttttgtGGCAGTTGAAAGAGAGGAGTGGAAGTTCGATACACTATGTGATCTTTATGATACATTGACCATCACCCAAGCTGTGATTTTCTGCAATACAAAACGAAAG GTTGATTGGCTAACTGAGAAGATGCGTAGCAATAACTTCACAGTATCATCAATGCATGGAGATATGCCTCAGAAGGAAAGAGATGCGATTATGGCTGAGTTTCGTGATGGTGCAACCCGTGTTCTTATCACAACAGATGTTTGGGCCAGGGGGCTCGATGTTCAACAG GTGTCCCTGGTGATAAATTATGACCTTCCAAATAATCGAGAGCTTTACATCCACAGGATTGGTCGTTCAGGTCGCTTTGGACGAAAG GGTGTTGCCATTAACTTTGTAAAAAGTGATGACATCAAGATTCTGCGAGATATAGAGCAGTATTATAGTACCCAGATCGACGAAATGCCAATGAATGTGGCGGATCTGATATAA
- the LOC105764156 gene encoding MAP3K epsilon protein kinase 1 isoform X2, whose product MVCFFHVQGLVKLADFGVATKLTEADVNTHSVVGTPYWMAPEVIEMSGVSAASDIWSVGCTVVELLTCVPPYYELQPMPALFRIVQDENPPIPDSLSPDITDFLRQCFKKDARQRPDAKTLLSHPWIRNCKRALQSSLRHSGTIRNLSETVAADGESSTGDNQSAGKTLPVHKAEASETSSRKELLSAEGTNEGKYDHDHSADSNLREERINNLDDDLLSDEVPTLSIHEKSSLRSSSGRLSVKNVVATPGPAQLHEISQQDDDFGSPKSSKKHVEKGLVGEETSVDIGNKSFCFGPTQDAGLQKATKASVTSPGNELSRFSDPPGDASLDDLFHPLDKSLEERVADASTSASASNVNQATVPDAGKNDLAKKLRDTIAKKQMEEEMGQSNGGGDILRLMMGVLKDDVIDIDNLVFEEKLPSENIFPLQAVEFSRLVSSLRPEESEDAVMTACQKLIAIFHQRPEQKIVFVSQHGLLPLMELLDIPRTRVICSVLQLINELVKDNTDFQENACLVGLIPLVMSFAGPDRPREVRMEAAWFLQQLCLSSSLTLQMFIACRGIPVLVGFLEADYAKYREMVHLAIDGMWQVFKLQRSTPRNDFCQIAAKNGILLRLINTLYSLNEATRLAAKSVGGRFSSDGSAQQQRSGPLDSSHPLFSQNEIPLSPTDHLLDRHGMTEHSFPTVTQESSRASTSHSQRSDINLPDPRYLSIDGDRPRSSNGASDISVGSKLAYFTSMEKVANIGTKESSTTSKGRENMDRWKIDPADLRQPKASNSINRTSTDRPPKLIEAMSNGFTTSRTTQAEQVRPLLSLLEKEPPSRRFSCQLEYVRHLPGLEKHESVLPLLHANDRKTNGELDYLMADFAEVSGRGRENGIVDSTPRISHKSASKKVGQLAFYEGAASRSGIASQTTSGVLSGSGVLDARPGSTTSSGLLSNMVSTMNVDVAGEYLEKVADLLLEFAQADTTVKSYMCSQSLLNRLFQMFDRIDPPILLKILKCINYLSTDPNCLENLQRADAIKYLIPNLELKDGPLVSQMQHEVLNALFNLCKINKKRQEQAAENGIVPHLMSFIISDSPLKQHALPLLCDMAHASRNSREQLRVHGGLDVFLSLLDDELWSVTALDALAICLANDSDNQKVEQALLKKDAVHRLVKFFQCCPERHFVHILEPFLKIITKSSRINTTLAVNGLTPLLIARLDHQDAIARLNLLKLIKAVYEHHPRPKQLIVENDLPQKLQTLIEERRDGQRSGGQVLVKQMATSLLKALHINTVL is encoded by the exons ATGGTCTGTTTTTTCCATGTCCAA GGTCTTGTGAAACTCGCTGATTTTGGTGTTGCGACCAAACTAACCGAGGCTGATGTTAACACACATTCTGTTGTTGGAACACCATATTGGATGGCCCCAGAG GTGATCGAAATGTCGGGGGTTTCTGCTGCTTCTGACATTTGGAGTGTTGGATGTACTGTGGTCGAACTACTAACGTGTGTGCCACCTTACTATGAACTGCAGCCTATGCCAGCTCTCTTTCGGATTGTGCAG GATGAGAATCCACCGATACCTGATAGTCTATCTCCAGACATTACTGACTTTCTGCGCCAGTGCTTTAAGAAG GATGCTAGACAGAGGCCAGATGCAAAAACACTGCTTTCTCATCCTTGGATACGAAACTGCAAACGTGCCTTGCAGTCTTCTCTGCGCCATAGTGGAACCATTAG AAACTTATCAGAAACTGTTGCAGCAGATGGAGAAAGCTCTACTGGTGATAATCAAAGTGCTGGAAAGACTCTTCCTGTGCACAAAGCGGAGGCATCTGAAACA AGCTCCAGGAAAGAGCTATTATCAGCAGAGGGCACCAATGAAGGCAAGTATGATCATGATCATTCTGCAGATAGTAATCTTCGTgaagaaagaataaataatttagatgATGATCTACTATCAGACGAAGTTCCAACCTTGTCCATTCATGAGAAATCTTCATTAAGAAGTAGTTCTGGTAGACTGTCTGTTAAGAATGTAGTGGCAACCCCTGGTCCTGCTCAGCTTCATGAGATATCACAGcaagatgatgattttggatCTCCTAAATCAAGCAAGAAACATGTGGAAAAAGGACTTGTAGGCGAAGAGACTTCTGTTGATATTGGGAATAAATCATTTTGTTTTGGACCTACTCAGGATGCCGGCCTGCAAAAG GCTACAAAAGCATCGGTGACCTCACCTGGGAATGAGCTAAGTAGGTTTAGTGATCCTCCTGGAGATGCTTCCTTGGATGACTTATTTCATCCATTGGATAAAAGCTTGGAGGAAAGAGTAGCTGATGCTTCAACATCTGCATCTGCATCGAATGTGAACCAAGCTACTGTACCTGATGCAGGCAAAAATGATCTAGCTAAGAAATTAAGGGATACAATTGCTAAGAAACAAATGGAAGAAGAAATGGGACAGTCAAATGGTGGTGGTGACATACTTCGCTTAATGATGGGTGTTTTGAAGGATGATGTTATTGACATTGATAATTTG GTTTTTGAAGAGAAGTTACCCTCTGAGAATATATTTCCCCTACAG GCAGTTGAGTTTAGTCGATTGGTTAGCTCACTAAGACCAGAAGAGTCAGAGGATGCTGTTATGACTGCCTGTCAGAAACTCATAGCAATCTTCCACCAGCGACCTGAACAGAAAATTGTTTTTGTCTCCCAGCATGGTTTGCTGCCTTTGATGGAATTGCTTGATATCCCAAGAACTCGT GTTATATGTTCTGTGCTTCAACTTATTAACGAGCTTGTAAAAGACAACACTGATTTCCAGGAGAATGCTTGTCTTGTTGGCTTG ATCCCTTTAGTAATGAGTTTTGCGGGGCCTGATCGTCCTCGGGAAGTTCGGATGGAAGCAGCTTGGTTCTTGCAGCAGCTTTGTCTATCAAG CTCCTTGACTTTGCAGATGTTCATAGCTTGCCGTGGAATCCCTGTTTTAGTTGGTTTTTTAGAGGCTGATTATGCAAAGTACAG GGAAATGGTGCACCTAGCAATTGATGGCATGTGGCAGGTTTTCAAGCTTCAACGATCAACCCCAAGGAATGATTTCTGTCAGATAGCTGCGAAAAATGGGATATTACTGAGGCTTATTAATACTCTGTATAGTTTAAATGAAGCAACTCGACTTGCTGCTAAATCTGTTGGGGGTCGATTCTCATCAGATGGTTCTGCTCAACAGCAACGTTCTGGTCCTTTAGATTCCAGTCATCCTCTGTTTTCTCAGAACGAAATTCCACTCTCTCCAACTGATCATTTGTTAGACAGACATGGAATGACTGAGCATTCGTTTCCAACTGTAACTCAAGAATCTTCACGGGCTTCAACTTCACATTCTCAGAGGTCAGATATCAATCTGCCGGATCCTCGTTATCTTTCTATTGACGGTGACAGACCCCGGTCTAGCAATGGGGCATCAGATATTTCAGTTGGTTCTAAATTGGCATACTTTACTTCCATGGAAAAAGTTGCAAATATAGGCACCAAAGAATCCTCTACAACTTCCAAAGGGCGAGAAAACATGGATCGGTGGAAAATTGATCCTGCTGACCTCAGACAGCCAAAGGCAAGTAACTCTATAAACAGGACATCTACTGACAGACCTCCCAAATTGATAGAAGCTATGTCAAATGGATTTACCACTTCAAGAACTACCCAGGCAGAACAAGTTCGCCCGCTGCTTAGCTTATTGGAGAAGGAACCTCCTTCTAGACGTTTCTCCTGTCAATTGGAGTATGTACGCCACCTGCCAGGATTAGAGAAACATGAAAGTGTACTGCCTCTACTACATGCTAATGACAGGAAAACCAATGGTGAACTAGATTACTTGATGGCTGACTTTGCAG AGGTCTCTGGCCGTGGAAGAGAAAATGGAATTGTGGATTCTACACCTAGAATTTCACATAAATCAGCGAGTAAGAAAGTTGGACAACTGGCATTCTATGAAGGAGCAGCATCGAGATCCGGCATAGCTTCTCAGACGACATCAGGTGTATTATCTGGCTCAGGTGTTCTAGATGCTAGACCAGGAAGCACAACCTCATCAGGGTTACTGTCCAACATGGTATCAACAATGAATGTGGATGTTGCCGGGGAGTATCTGGAAAAGGTGGCAGACCTTCTTCTTGAATTTGCCCAAGCAGATACTACCGTTAAGTCCTACATGTGTAGCCAAAGCTTGCTTAACCGTCTTTTCCAGATGTTCGATCGCATTGACCCACCTATTCTATTAAAG ATTCTGAAGTGTATCAATTATTTGTCCACCGATCCAAACTGCTTAGAGAATCTTCAGCGAGCAGATGCAATTAAGTATTTGATCCCCAACCTAGAGCTCAAAGATGGCCCTCTTGTATCCCAAATGCAGCACGAG GTTCTCAATGCCCTGTTCAACTTGTGCAAGATAAATAAGAAGAGACAGGAACAAGCAGCAGAAAATGGAATCGTTCCACACTTGATGAGTTTCATCATATCAGATTCTCCCTTGAAGCAACATGCGTTGCCGCTACTGTGTGACATGGCTCATGCATCACGTAATTCAAGGGAACAGTTGAGGGTCCATGGTGGATTGGATGTGTTCTTGAGCTTGCTTGATGATGAGCTGTGGTCTGTGACAGCATTAGATGCACTTGCTATTTGCTTGGCTAATGACAGTGACAACCAAAAGGTGGAACAAGCTTTGCTAAAGAAGGATGCAGTTCACAGATTGGTGAAGTTTTTCCAATGTTGTCCAGAGCGGCATTTTGTCCACATACTGGAACCATTCTTGAAAATTATCAC GAAATCATCCCGAATAAACACAACATTAGCTGTTAATGGTTTGACGCCACTGCTGATTGCAAGGTTGGATCATCAGGATGCTATTGCCCGTCTTAAtctacttaaattaattaag GCTGTGTATGAGCACCACCCACGGCCAAAACAATTAATCGTGGAGAATGATTTACCACAGAAGCTTCAGACTCTAATAGAGGAACGAAGGGATGGACAGCGATCCGGGGGCCAAGTGTTGGTGAAGCAAATGGCAACTTCCTTGCTCAAAGCCCTTCATATTAACACCGTCTTGTAA
- the LOC105764156 gene encoding MAP3K epsilon protein kinase 1 isoform X1 gives MSRQATSSAFHKSKTLGNKYMLGDEIGKGAYARVYKGLDLENGDFVAIKQVSLENIAQEDLNIIMQEIDLLKNLNHKNIVKYLGSLKTTTHLHIILEYVENGSLANIIKPNKFGPFPESLVAVYIAQVLEGLVYLHEQGVIHRDIKGANILTTKEGLVKLADFGVATKLTEADVNTHSVVGTPYWMAPEVIEMSGVSAASDIWSVGCTVVELLTCVPPYYELQPMPALFRIVQDENPPIPDSLSPDITDFLRQCFKKDARQRPDAKTLLSHPWIRNCKRALQSSLRHSGTIRNLSETVAADGESSTGDNQSAGKTLPVHKAEASETSSRKELLSAEGTNEGKYDHDHSADSNLREERINNLDDDLLSDEVPTLSIHEKSSLRSSSGRLSVKNVVATPGPAQLHEISQQDDDFGSPKSSKKHVEKGLVGEETSVDIGNKSFCFGPTQDAGLQKATKASVTSPGNELSRFSDPPGDASLDDLFHPLDKSLEERVADASTSASASNVNQATVPDAGKNDLAKKLRDTIAKKQMEEEMGQSNGGGDILRLMMGVLKDDVIDIDNLVFEEKLPSENIFPLQAVEFSRLVSSLRPEESEDAVMTACQKLIAIFHQRPEQKIVFVSQHGLLPLMELLDIPRTRVICSVLQLINELVKDNTDFQENACLVGLIPLVMSFAGPDRPREVRMEAAWFLQQLCLSSSLTLQMFIACRGIPVLVGFLEADYAKYREMVHLAIDGMWQVFKLQRSTPRNDFCQIAAKNGILLRLINTLYSLNEATRLAAKSVGGRFSSDGSAQQQRSGPLDSSHPLFSQNEIPLSPTDHLLDRHGMTEHSFPTVTQESSRASTSHSQRSDINLPDPRYLSIDGDRPRSSNGASDISVGSKLAYFTSMEKVANIGTKESSTTSKGRENMDRWKIDPADLRQPKASNSINRTSTDRPPKLIEAMSNGFTTSRTTQAEQVRPLLSLLEKEPPSRRFSCQLEYVRHLPGLEKHESVLPLLHANDRKTNGELDYLMADFAEVSGRGRENGIVDSTPRISHKSASKKVGQLAFYEGAASRSGIASQTTSGVLSGSGVLDARPGSTTSSGLLSNMVSTMNVDVAGEYLEKVADLLLEFAQADTTVKSYMCSQSLLNRLFQMFDRIDPPILLKILKCINYLSTDPNCLENLQRADAIKYLIPNLELKDGPLVSQMQHEVLNALFNLCKINKKRQEQAAENGIVPHLMSFIISDSPLKQHALPLLCDMAHASRNSREQLRVHGGLDVFLSLLDDELWSVTALDALAICLANDSDNQKVEQALLKKDAVHRLVKFFQCCPERHFVHILEPFLKIITKSSRINTTLAVNGLTPLLIARLDHQDAIARLNLLKLIKAVYEHHPRPKQLIVENDLPQKLQTLIEERRDGQRSGGQVLVKQMATSLLKALHINTVL, from the exons GTTTTGGAAGGTTTGGTTTATCTACATGAACAGGGTGTTATCCATCGGGATATCAAGGGTGCAAATATTTTGACAACTAAAGAG GGTCTTGTGAAACTCGCTGATTTTGGTGTTGCGACCAAACTAACCGAGGCTGATGTTAACACACATTCTGTTGTTGGAACACCATATTGGATGGCCCCAGAG GTGATCGAAATGTCGGGGGTTTCTGCTGCTTCTGACATTTGGAGTGTTGGATGTACTGTGGTCGAACTACTAACGTGTGTGCCACCTTACTATGAACTGCAGCCTATGCCAGCTCTCTTTCGGATTGTGCAG GATGAGAATCCACCGATACCTGATAGTCTATCTCCAGACATTACTGACTTTCTGCGCCAGTGCTTTAAGAAG GATGCTAGACAGAGGCCAGATGCAAAAACACTGCTTTCTCATCCTTGGATACGAAACTGCAAACGTGCCTTGCAGTCTTCTCTGCGCCATAGTGGAACCATTAG AAACTTATCAGAAACTGTTGCAGCAGATGGAGAAAGCTCTACTGGTGATAATCAAAGTGCTGGAAAGACTCTTCCTGTGCACAAAGCGGAGGCATCTGAAACA AGCTCCAGGAAAGAGCTATTATCAGCAGAGGGCACCAATGAAGGCAAGTATGATCATGATCATTCTGCAGATAGTAATCTTCGTgaagaaagaataaataatttagatgATGATCTACTATCAGACGAAGTTCCAACCTTGTCCATTCATGAGAAATCTTCATTAAGAAGTAGTTCTGGTAGACTGTCTGTTAAGAATGTAGTGGCAACCCCTGGTCCTGCTCAGCTTCATGAGATATCACAGcaagatgatgattttggatCTCCTAAATCAAGCAAGAAACATGTGGAAAAAGGACTTGTAGGCGAAGAGACTTCTGTTGATATTGGGAATAAATCATTTTGTTTTGGACCTACTCAGGATGCCGGCCTGCAAAAG GCTACAAAAGCATCGGTGACCTCACCTGGGAATGAGCTAAGTAGGTTTAGTGATCCTCCTGGAGATGCTTCCTTGGATGACTTATTTCATCCATTGGATAAAAGCTTGGAGGAAAGAGTAGCTGATGCTTCAACATCTGCATCTGCATCGAATGTGAACCAAGCTACTGTACCTGATGCAGGCAAAAATGATCTAGCTAAGAAATTAAGGGATACAATTGCTAAGAAACAAATGGAAGAAGAAATGGGACAGTCAAATGGTGGTGGTGACATACTTCGCTTAATGATGGGTGTTTTGAAGGATGATGTTATTGACATTGATAATTTG GTTTTTGAAGAGAAGTTACCCTCTGAGAATATATTTCCCCTACAG GCAGTTGAGTTTAGTCGATTGGTTAGCTCACTAAGACCAGAAGAGTCAGAGGATGCTGTTATGACTGCCTGTCAGAAACTCATAGCAATCTTCCACCAGCGACCTGAACAGAAAATTGTTTTTGTCTCCCAGCATGGTTTGCTGCCTTTGATGGAATTGCTTGATATCCCAAGAACTCGT GTTATATGTTCTGTGCTTCAACTTATTAACGAGCTTGTAAAAGACAACACTGATTTCCAGGAGAATGCTTGTCTTGTTGGCTTG ATCCCTTTAGTAATGAGTTTTGCGGGGCCTGATCGTCCTCGGGAAGTTCGGATGGAAGCAGCTTGGTTCTTGCAGCAGCTTTGTCTATCAAG CTCCTTGACTTTGCAGATGTTCATAGCTTGCCGTGGAATCCCTGTTTTAGTTGGTTTTTTAGAGGCTGATTATGCAAAGTACAG GGAAATGGTGCACCTAGCAATTGATGGCATGTGGCAGGTTTTCAAGCTTCAACGATCAACCCCAAGGAATGATTTCTGTCAGATAGCTGCGAAAAATGGGATATTACTGAGGCTTATTAATACTCTGTATAGTTTAAATGAAGCAACTCGACTTGCTGCTAAATCTGTTGGGGGTCGATTCTCATCAGATGGTTCTGCTCAACAGCAACGTTCTGGTCCTTTAGATTCCAGTCATCCTCTGTTTTCTCAGAACGAAATTCCACTCTCTCCAACTGATCATTTGTTAGACAGACATGGAATGACTGAGCATTCGTTTCCAACTGTAACTCAAGAATCTTCACGGGCTTCAACTTCACATTCTCAGAGGTCAGATATCAATCTGCCGGATCCTCGTTATCTTTCTATTGACGGTGACAGACCCCGGTCTAGCAATGGGGCATCAGATATTTCAGTTGGTTCTAAATTGGCATACTTTACTTCCATGGAAAAAGTTGCAAATATAGGCACCAAAGAATCCTCTACAACTTCCAAAGGGCGAGAAAACATGGATCGGTGGAAAATTGATCCTGCTGACCTCAGACAGCCAAAGGCAAGTAACTCTATAAACAGGACATCTACTGACAGACCTCCCAAATTGATAGAAGCTATGTCAAATGGATTTACCACTTCAAGAACTACCCAGGCAGAACAAGTTCGCCCGCTGCTTAGCTTATTGGAGAAGGAACCTCCTTCTAGACGTTTCTCCTGTCAATTGGAGTATGTACGCCACCTGCCAGGATTAGAGAAACATGAAAGTGTACTGCCTCTACTACATGCTAATGACAGGAAAACCAATGGTGAACTAGATTACTTGATGGCTGACTTTGCAG AGGTCTCTGGCCGTGGAAGAGAAAATGGAATTGTGGATTCTACACCTAGAATTTCACATAAATCAGCGAGTAAGAAAGTTGGACAACTGGCATTCTATGAAGGAGCAGCATCGAGATCCGGCATAGCTTCTCAGACGACATCAGGTGTATTATCTGGCTCAGGTGTTCTAGATGCTAGACCAGGAAGCACAACCTCATCAGGGTTACTGTCCAACATGGTATCAACAATGAATGTGGATGTTGCCGGGGAGTATCTGGAAAAGGTGGCAGACCTTCTTCTTGAATTTGCCCAAGCAGATACTACCGTTAAGTCCTACATGTGTAGCCAAAGCTTGCTTAACCGTCTTTTCCAGATGTTCGATCGCATTGACCCACCTATTCTATTAAAG ATTCTGAAGTGTATCAATTATTTGTCCACCGATCCAAACTGCTTAGAGAATCTTCAGCGAGCAGATGCAATTAAGTATTTGATCCCCAACCTAGAGCTCAAAGATGGCCCTCTTGTATCCCAAATGCAGCACGAG GTTCTCAATGCCCTGTTCAACTTGTGCAAGATAAATAAGAAGAGACAGGAACAAGCAGCAGAAAATGGAATCGTTCCACACTTGATGAGTTTCATCATATCAGATTCTCCCTTGAAGCAACATGCGTTGCCGCTACTGTGTGACATGGCTCATGCATCACGTAATTCAAGGGAACAGTTGAGGGTCCATGGTGGATTGGATGTGTTCTTGAGCTTGCTTGATGATGAGCTGTGGTCTGTGACAGCATTAGATGCACTTGCTATTTGCTTGGCTAATGACAGTGACAACCAAAAGGTGGAACAAGCTTTGCTAAAGAAGGATGCAGTTCACAGATTGGTGAAGTTTTTCCAATGTTGTCCAGAGCGGCATTTTGTCCACATACTGGAACCATTCTTGAAAATTATCAC GAAATCATCCCGAATAAACACAACATTAGCTGTTAATGGTTTGACGCCACTGCTGATTGCAAGGTTGGATCATCAGGATGCTATTGCCCGTCTTAAtctacttaaattaattaag GCTGTGTATGAGCACCACCCACGGCCAAAACAATTAATCGTGGAGAATGATTTACCACAGAAGCTTCAGACTCTAATAGAGGAACGAAGGGATGGACAGCGATCCGGGGGCCAAGTGTTGGTGAAGCAAATGGCAACTTCCTTGCTCAAAGCCCTTCATATTAACACCGTCTTGTAA